The following coding sequences lie in one Megalodesulfovibrio gigas DSM 1382 = ATCC 19364 genomic window:
- the gpt gene encoding xanthine phosphoribosyltransferase encodes MQNSERYVKTYPISWEQLHRDSKALAWRLLDKGPFRGIVAVARGGLIPAAVIARELEVRRIETVCVMSYDWQAQRESSVLKTLGADVPTDGEGWLIVDDLTDTGGTARIVREMLPKALFATVYAKPEGKPLADVYVTEVSQDTWILFPWDTEHQYVQPLAARKE; translated from the coding sequence ATGCAAAATTCCGAACGCTACGTCAAAACCTACCCCATCTCCTGGGAGCAGCTCCACCGGGACAGCAAGGCCCTGGCCTGGCGGCTGCTGGACAAAGGCCCGTTTCGCGGTATTGTAGCCGTGGCCCGTGGCGGACTCATCCCGGCGGCGGTCATCGCCCGGGAGCTGGAAGTCCGGCGCATCGAGACCGTGTGCGTCATGAGCTACGACTGGCAGGCCCAGCGCGAATCCTCCGTCCTGAAGACCCTGGGGGCGGACGTGCCGACCGACGGCGAGGGCTGGCTCATCGTGGACGACCTGACGGACACCGGCGGCACGGCCCGCATTGTGCGGGAAATGCTGCCCAAGGCCCTCTTCGCCACCGTGTACGCCAAGCCCGAGGGCAAACCCCTGGCCGACGTCTACGTGACCGAAGTGAGCCAGGATACATGGATTCTGTTCCCCTGGGATACGGAGCACCAGTACGTGCAACCCCTGGCGGCTCGCAAAGAATAG